In a genomic window of Methanorbis furvi:
- a CDS encoding translation initiation factor IF-2 subunit beta has translation MVESYEDMLKSAYSGMSEPTDTGERFVMPKTKIYIEGKTTVLDNFADIADSLNRDPEHFMKFILGELGTAGKIDGSRAVFNGKFEESQFVAIVETYVNDYVICSECGRPDTKLVKDDRVQMLLCEACGSKRPIRKRKVKTEVQGPAIEEGKELEVHIESISKKGDGVAHIGKYILYVSGTKAGQNVKVRITRISGSVAFTQKIL, from the coding sequence ATGGTCGAGTCATACGAGGATATGTTAAAATCGGCGTACTCGGGAATGTCTGAGCCGACAGACACGGGCGAACGTTTCGTCATGCCCAAAACCAAGATCTATATTGAGGGCAAGACCACCGTTCTGGATAACTTCGCAGATATTGCCGACTCGTTAAACAGAGATCCGGAACACTTCATGAAGTTCATCCTTGGCGAACTCGGAACCGCCGGTAAAATCGACGGCAGCCGTGCCGTCTTCAACGGTAAGTTCGAAGAGTCACAGTTCGTCGCAATTGTTGAAACCTATGTCAACGACTATGTCATCTGCTCAGAATGCGGCCGCCCGGACACCAAACTCGTCAAAGACGACCGTGTCCAGATGCTTCTCTGTGAGGCATGCGGCTCTAAACGCCCGATCAGAAAACGCAAAGTCAAGACCGAAGTACAGGGTCCCGCAATCGAAGAAGGAAAAGAGCTTGAGGTTCACATCGAATCCATCAGCAAAAAAGGCGACGGTGTTGCCCACATCGGAAAATACATTCTGTACGTCTCAGGAACCAAAGCAGGTCAGAACGTCAAGGTCAGAATCACCAGAATCTCCGGCTCTGTTGCATTCACCCAGAAAATTCTCTAA
- a CDS encoding alpha/beta hydrolase, with protein MLDEIRYAASKDTKVAYRIVGSGSPLVIVSGLGDSMNDWKESIVQALAKEYCVILPDNRGMGLTRIGSVAPQKMTISQYAEDVFAVVQKEGLTDVYLLGHSMGGMIAQEFALSHPDRVKKLMLFATDYGPESSYRARLMNRCVLPLQALSVIAPWHTKGFRAGACAIASWEGTAERLCTIQCETMLLFGDTDFLMHIDVGHEMHAMIDASVLKIVPGGTHRMHDLYPREFTKTVQTFFGETAEQKKE; from the coding sequence ATGCTTGATGAGATACGGTATGCAGCGTCCAAAGACACGAAGGTCGCGTATCGTATTGTCGGGTCCGGATCGCCGCTGGTGATCGTGAGCGGACTCGGCGACTCGATGAATGACTGGAAAGAGTCGATCGTGCAGGCGCTCGCTAAAGAGTACTGTGTGATCCTGCCGGACAACCGGGGTATGGGACTGACAAGGATAGGGTCGGTTGCCCCGCAGAAGATGACGATATCCCAGTATGCAGAGGATGTTTTTGCGGTGGTCCAAAAGGAAGGGCTGACTGATGTATACCTCCTTGGCCATTCGATGGGCGGCATGATCGCGCAGGAGTTTGCGCTGTCCCATCCTGACAGAGTGAAAAAGCTGATGCTGTTTGCAACCGATTACGGGCCGGAATCTTCGTACCGCGCCCGTCTGATGAACCGGTGCGTTTTGCCTCTGCAGGCGCTTTCGGTGATTGCACCCTGGCACACGAAAGGGTTTCGGGCAGGCGCGTGCGCTATTGCGTCGTGGGAGGGAACAGCGGAGCGGCTGTGTACAATACAGTGCGAAACCATGCTTCTGTTTGGGGACACGGATTTTCTGATGCATATTGATGTCGGTCACGAGATGCATGCCATGATCGATGCGTCAGTGCTGAAGATTGTTCCCGGCGGAACGCATCGTATGCATGATCTCTATCCAAGAGAGTTTACCAAGACGGTTCAGACATTCTTCGGGGAAACTGCTGAGCAGAAAAAAGAGTAA
- a CDS encoding DNA-directed RNA polymerase subunit L, with amino-acid sequence MKLKIIELEKDKVRMSLEGEGHTFMNTLTEEILTDPEVDVARYVIEYQFSDPELFVTLKEGSKKDPIAVIRDACTRISSRCDDLLGYLKN; translated from the coding sequence ATGAAGCTGAAGATCATCGAGCTCGAGAAGGACAAGGTACGAATGAGTCTCGAAGGAGAAGGACACACATTTATGAATACACTGACCGAAGAGATCCTCACCGATCCGGAAGTCGATGTAGCAAGATATGTGATCGAGTACCAGTTCTCTGACCCGGAACTGTTCGTCACCTTAAAGGAAGGATCCAAAAAAGATCCGATAGCAGTTATCCGCGATGCATGCACCCGCATCTCATCCAGATGCGATGATCTGCTTGGATACCTGAAAAACTGA
- a CDS encoding alpha/beta hydrolase translates to MRKILSVVFLLSFLVLSVFAAGCIVSQTITETEVSTVNLTEWYLSTPVQYVEVNNVTIAYREFGTSNADPLLMILGYRMTMDGWDPTFISSLADDYHVYVYDHRAMGYSSNDPSTPYTMNQLTNDAAALVKAFGYERMYVFGHSMGSTIGLEFAVMHPDAIIRLVLASVTPSPHEPYCRSLMNVVESAIADPATEQGIYYESVAIKESVPVTDQLGNVTLDVLVIVGTEDDVTPVEGCFVVAEKIPGASLVQFKGCTHEIFVEKPYEVADVMTGFYQNTVTAVPAS, encoded by the coding sequence ATGCGAAAAATATTGTCTGTCGTTTTTCTGCTCTCTTTTCTTGTTCTGTCTGTTTTTGCTGCGGGGTGTATCGTTTCCCAGACGATCACAGAGACCGAGGTCTCCACTGTCAATCTGACGGAATGGTATCTCAGCACTCCGGTTCAGTATGTCGAGGTAAACAATGTCACAATCGCGTACCGGGAGTTTGGTACATCAAATGCTGATCCTCTGTTAATGATTCTGGGATACCGGATGACGATGGACGGGTGGGATCCAACGTTCATCTCTTCGCTCGCCGACGACTATCATGTCTATGTGTATGATCATCGCGCAATGGGATACTCATCCAATGATCCGTCAACTCCGTACACAATGAATCAGCTTACCAACGATGCTGCCGCTCTGGTCAAGGCCTTTGGCTATGAGAGGATGTATGTGTTCGGCCACTCAATGGGCAGCACGATCGGTCTTGAGTTTGCGGTCATGCATCCTGATGCAATCATCCGGCTTGTCCTTGCATCCGTTACGCCGTCACCCCATGAGCCGTACTGCCGGTCTTTAATGAATGTCGTGGAGAGTGCAATTGCCGATCCTGCAACTGAGCAGGGAATCTACTATGAGTCTGTTGCCATCAAAGAGTCTGTGCCGGTAACCGATCAGCTGGGAAATGTTACCTTGGATGTTCTCGTCATTGTCGGAACTGAGGATGATGTCACGCCGGTCGAGGGATGTTTTGTTGTTGCGGAAAAAATTCCGGGGGCGTCTCTTGTTCAGTTCAAGGGCTGTACACATGAGATCTTTGTGGAAAAACCATATGAGGTGGCTGATGTGATGACCGGATTTTATCAGAACACGGTGACAGCAGTTCCTGCCTCCTAA